One genomic window of Struthio camelus isolate bStrCam1 chromosome 1, bStrCam1.hap1, whole genome shotgun sequence includes the following:
- the LOC138068503 gene encoding trypsin II-P29, whose product MKVFLILSCLGAAVAVPGDADDDKIVGGYNCPAHSVPYQVSLNAGYHFCGGSLINSQWVLSAAHCYKSSIQVRLGEYNIDVREDSEVVRSSAAVIRHPKYSSRSLDNDIMLIKLASPVAYSADVQPIALPSSCVKAGTKCLISGWGNTLSSGSSFPEILQCLQAPVLSDRECRNAYPGEISSNMICVGFLEGGKDSCQGDSGGPVVCDGTLQGIVSWGIGCAQKGYPGVYTKVCNYVSWIQETIAAY is encoded by the exons TTGCTGTCCCGGGGGATGCTGACGACGACAAGATCGTGGGAGGCTACAATTGCCCAGCGCATTCAGTGCCCTACCAGGTGTCCCTGAATGCTGGGTATCACTTCTGTGGCGGTTCCCTCATCAACAGCCAGTGGGTCCTGTCAGCTGCTCACTGCTACAAGTC CTCTATACAAGTGAGGCTGGGAGAGTACAACATTGATGTGCGGGAAGACAGCGAAGTGGTCAGGAGTTCTGCAGCAGTCATTCGCCATCCTAAATACAGTTCAAGAAGCCTTGATAACGACATTATGTTGATCAAGCTGGCATCCCCGGTGGCCTACAGCGCCGACGTTCAACCCatagctctgcccagctcctgtgTCAAGGCGGGCACCAAGTGCCTGATTTCGGGGTGGGGAAACACACTGAGCAGTGGCT CCAGTTTCCCTGAGattctccagtgcctgcaggctccAGTCTTGAGTGACCGAGAGTGCCGGAACGCTTACCCAGGCGAGATCTCCAGCAACATGATATGTGTAGGATTCCTGGAGGGTGGGAAAGACTCATGCCAG GGTGACTCGGGCGGCCCAGTTGTCTGCGACGGGACGCTCCAGGGAATCGTGTCATGGGGAATCGGGTGCGCTCAGAAAGGTTACCCCGGCGTCTACACCAAGGTCTGCAATTACGTCAGTTGGATCCAAGAAACCATTGCTGCCTACTGA